One stretch of Astatotilapia calliptera chromosome 3, fAstCal1.2, whole genome shotgun sequence DNA includes these proteins:
- the arhgap36 gene encoding rho GTPase-activating protein 36 isoform X2, with protein sequence MLGQSVRLQPVPIQSLSELERARLQEVALYHLEERDLDFKISIPKETHKRRKSLRRKFDSFSKEKKERESAPKAFGIPLSQVIANDRAYKRQQDALKESRRDCLDLEASVLRFRAEKRQFFNGSRPLVSSSSITGGGPGSPSANSVAPAPISDPQNKPLSPTFLDNTGRGQRRGGLSVDSISDLVESQSRLLEALQLSHPAELELIKSPGGSSSEGRTQTKLSLNPIYRQVPRVLERCCSHIETYGLQTVGIFRVGSSKKRVRQLREDFDVGVDVQLDEEHSVHDVAALLKEFLRDMPDPLLPRELYPAFLHANFLRGADQLQYLQHLLYLLPPCNCDTLLRLLTLLHTVQSFAQDSIGTNDEEIPGNKMTAANLAVIFGPNLLQKERGGDVSPQVMGIEDSTAIISVTLMLIQNHRRLFTVSAELQQEVLMSLIQTDPDIIDYLLRRKLSGSHLTVESGSESTGRRDTGASLDSVGASSGSLSPLEPPSPLFPPDGSGGDGSLTSEVFLNVLKLNQNRKRQDTRYGEVPPGKSIRHMRQFHSHHNLLSLSQSSFSSSSLSSTPRLNAQDSDAQDRRGPGLSSALSFSLSSSLSGSTENSIWVRQTPQEESKPSPITNFWDFFTGKGSGSETMV encoded by the exons AAACTCACAAGCGAAGAAAATCTCTGCGCAGGAAGTTTGACTCcttttcaaaggaaaaaaaagagcgaG AATCGGCTCCCAAGGCCTTTGGTATCCCGCTCTCCCAGGTCATCGCCAACGACCGGGCCTACAAGCGGCAGCAGGATGCTCTGAAGGAGAGCAGGCGCGACTGCCTCGACCTGGAGGCGAGCGTCCTGCGATTCAGGGCGGAGAAGCGTCAGTTCTTCAATGGGAGCAGACCTCTGGTCAGCTCCTCGTCCATCACAGGAGGAGGTCCGGGCTCGCCGTCTGCTAACTCTGTGGCACCGGCGCCAATTTCTGACCCTCAGAACAAACCGCTGTCACCCACGTTTCTGGATAACACCGGACGAGGACAGAGAAGG GGTGGTCTATCAGTGGACTCGATCTCTGACCTTGTAGAGAGTCAGTCTCGCCTGCTTGAAGCGCTGCAGCTTTCCCACCCGGCTGAACTGGAATTGATCAAGTCTCCGGGTGGCAGCTCGTCGGAGGGGAGGACCCAAACCAAGCTCAGCCTCAACCCCATCTACAGACAGGTGCCTCGGGTGCTGGAGAGGTGCTGCAGTCACATCGAGACCTATG GTCTTCAGACTGTGGGTATCTTCCGAGTCGGCAGCTCCAAGAAGAGAGTGAGACAG CTACGGGAGGACTTTGACGTGGGCGTTGACGTCCAGCTGGATGAGGAGCACAGCGTCCACGATGTGGCAGCACTGCTCAAAGAGTTTCTGAGGGACATGCCGGATCCTCTGCTGCCCAGAGAGCTCTACCCCGCCTTCCTGCATGCCAATT TTCTGAGAGGAGCAGACCAGCTGCAGTACCTCCAGCACCTCCTCTACCTGCTGCCTCCCTGTAACTGCGACACACTGCTGCGCCTCCTCACCTTGTTACACACCGTGCAGAGCTTCGCACAGGACAGCATAGGAACCAACGACGAGGAG ATCCCCGGAAACAAGATGACGGCCGCTAACCTGGCCGTGATCTTCGGGCCGAACCTGCTTCAGAAGGAGCGTGGGGGAGACGTGAGCCCGCAGGTGATGGGTATCGAGGACAGCACGGCGATCATCAGCGTCACACTGATGCTCATACAGAACCACAGGAGACTCTTCACG GtctctgcagagctgcagcaggAGGTCCTGATGAGTCTGATCCAGACCGACCCGGACATCATCGACTACCTGCTGCGTAGGAAACTCAG CGGCAGTCACCTGACGGTGGAGAGCGGCAGCGAGTCCACGGGTCGCAGGGACACGGGGGCGTCTCTGGACTCAGTGGGAGCCTCCAGCGGCAGCCTGTCCCCACTGGAGCCCCCGTCACCGCTTTTCCCCCCGGATGGGAGCGGCGGTGATGGCAGCCTGACCAGCGAGGTCTTCCTGAACGTCCTCAAACTGAACCAGAACAGGAAGCGGCAGGACACCAGATACG GTGAGGTCCCTCCTGGTAAATCCATCCGCCACATGCGTCAGTTCCACTCCCACCACAACCTGCTCAGCCTATCCCagtcctccttctcttcctcgtCCTTGTCCTCCACCCCCAGGCTCAACGCTCAGGACTCGGATGCCCAGGACCGTCGAGGCCCGGGTCTGAGCTCCGCGCTGAGCTTCTCTCTGAGCTCGAGTCTGAGCGGCTCGACCGAGAACAGCATCTGGGTGAGGCAGACGCCGCAGGAGGAGAGCAAGCCGTCGCCGATCACTAATTTCTGGGACTTCTTCACCGGGAAAGGTTCGGGCTCAGAGACGATGGTATGA